The following are encoded together in the Pirellulales bacterium genome:
- a CDS encoding ATPase, T2SS/T4P/T4SS family: protein MAKSGDFLDILLRTRIISSDQANEARKVAKDRGIKVADALTNLGYATGEEISRALAKEHGLDYVNLQEVVIPPSVVELVPESVARENAVLPMSEDNGTLKVIMSDPMDYETRDKLRFILNRNIEIAISPKDNIIEAINRHYGQTEGESTDSMLQEFTDTAIDFTETTDDAASGPDDADVDETSAPVVRLVHLIITEAIQLRASDIHIEPFEDRIRIRYRIDGVLVERDSPPKRLLGAVLSRLKILAKLDIAERRRPQDGRIKITVGEKQLDLRVSVLPTNHGQSVVMRVLDKDSIRVGIRQLGLAETDFKNFKNLIRRPNGIILVTGPTGSGKTTTLYAALNELNRPDVKIITAEDPVEYYLPGINQVEVKHGIGLDFARIIRSMLRQAPNIILVGEMRDSETAQMGIQASLTGHLVFSTLHTNDAPGAVTRMVDMGVPSYLVSSSVIAVLAQRLVRVICSKCKVPFTPPESALESAGITPEMAKKATFMKGRGCSNCQKSGYRGRLGIFEMMLMTAKIRQLAFEGAATQVIRRAAIEQGMSTLYQDGIGKVMRGITTLEEVVSVAKRDS from the coding sequence ATGGCCAAATCGGGCGATTTTTTGGACATTTTGCTGCGTACCCGGATCATTAGCTCTGACCAGGCCAATGAAGCCCGCAAGGTCGCCAAGGACCGCGGCATCAAGGTTGCCGACGCACTGACCAACCTGGGCTATGCCACCGGGGAGGAAATCAGCCGCGCATTGGCCAAGGAACACGGCCTGGACTATGTCAATTTGCAGGAAGTGGTCATTCCGCCGTCGGTAGTGGAATTAGTCCCCGAATCGGTCGCCCGCGAAAACGCCGTGCTCCCCATGTCGGAGGATAACGGGACGCTCAAAGTTATCATGAGCGACCCTATGGACTACGAAACCCGCGATAAATTGCGCTTTATCCTGAATCGCAATATCGAAATCGCGATTTCACCCAAAGATAACATCATCGAGGCGATCAATCGCCATTATGGCCAGACCGAGGGGGAATCCACGGACTCGATGTTACAAGAGTTCACGGATACGGCGATCGACTTTACCGAAACGACCGATGACGCGGCCTCGGGCCCCGACGACGCCGATGTGGACGAAACCAGCGCTCCGGTTGTCCGGCTGGTCCATTTAATCATAACCGAGGCCATCCAACTGCGGGCCTCGGACATCCATATTGAGCCGTTCGAGGATCGAATTCGCATTCGCTACCGGATCGACGGCGTCCTGGTCGAACGGGACAGCCCCCCCAAACGGCTGCTCGGGGCTGTTCTTTCCCGGTTAAAAATTTTGGCAAAATTAGATATTGCGGAACGCCGCAGACCTCAAGACGGTCGGATAAAAATCACCGTCGGCGAAAAGCAGCTCGATCTGCGCGTTAGCGTCCTTCCCACTAACCATGGCCAGTCCGTGGTCATGCGTGTGCTTGATAAAGACAGCATTCGGGTGGGGATTCGACAGTTGGGCCTTGCCGAAACAGATTTCAAGAACTTTAAGAACCTTATCCGTCGGCCTAACGGCATTATTCTGGTCACAGGGCCCACCGGGTCGGGCAAAACGACTACGCTCTATGCCGCCTTGAATGAGTTAAACCGCCCTGATGTCAAGATTATTACCGCAGAAGATCCTGTGGAATACTACCTGCCCGGGATCAATCAGGTAGAGGTCAAACACGGGATTGGGCTGGACTTTGCCCGTATTATTCGCTCGATGTTACGCCAAGCACCAAATATCATCCTTGTCGGAGAAATGCGGGATAGCGAAACGGCACAAATGGGAATTCAAGCATCTTTGACTGGACACTTGGTTTTCAGTACACTACATACGAATGATGCGCCCGGTGCTGTTACACGGATGGTAGACATGGGTGTGCCGTCCTATTTGGTCTCCAGCAGTGTGATTGCAGTGCTGGCGCAACGGTTGGTCCGGGTCATTTGCTCTAAATGCAAGGTTCCCTTTACCCCTCCCGAGTCCGCACTGGAATCCGCTGGCATTACTCCCGAGATGGCCAAGAAAGCAACTTTTATGAAGGGTCGCGGATGCTCAAATTGTCAAAAGTCAGGTTACCGCGGACGGTTGGGAATTTTTGAAATGATGTTGATGACAGCAAAAATCCGGCAATTGGCGTTCGAGGGGGCCGCCACCCAGGTGATCCGCCGGGCCGCGATTGAGCAGGGGATGAGCACTCTGTATCAGGATGGGATTGGCAAAGTGATGCGGGGGATTACCACCCTGGAAGAAGTGGTCAGCGTCGCCAAGCGCGATAGCTAA
- a CDS encoding prepilin-type N-terminal cleavage/methylation domain-containing protein, which yields MYPLPTFPQHPAFRGGSSRHAQRGISVIEVLISIFILAVGLLSIAALLPLGQNDVAQADQDERKANLALNASRTFRTRGFADYRLWCQASGTSLYDESNATTNIPAILTQPIFIDPILLGLDNAARPAGVDMVPHQGGPSFPRPSVQFPRISVRTSTRLDSNNQKSVGLANNLGAVAPIEAIFTLQDETLTDTPFSTDGPPRNRFDTTNNISPNTPVPPASIIRRSFEGNYTWMAMLQPIPNTGVGDAYPSRSMLPRSQSSIARGIPYGGMPVQLSIVVFYKRPSAVLLDSDNRDGNDKGIPREREVDVTIVPGAGIGGGEATISVSDAALKNWLLVKLGEWALLHYQVNNGPRRYQWVKILSASNIDPNTRSRQITLAGPDLMIPGNGGVSGKLVIFDDAVMVHTKTIHLEGPNLWN from the coding sequence ATGTATCCACTACCCACGTTCCCACAACACCCCGCTTTCCGGGGGGGTTCATCCCGGCACGCCCAACGCGGCATCAGTGTGATCGAGGTCCTTATCTCGATCTTTATTCTGGCAGTGGGCCTGCTGAGTATCGCGGCCCTGCTGCCCCTGGGCCAAAATGACGTCGCCCAGGCGGACCAGGATGAGCGCAAGGCCAATCTGGCTTTAAACGCGTCGCGGACGTTTCGCACGCGGGGATTTGCCGATTATCGGCTGTGGTGCCAGGCCAGCGGGACCTCGCTATATGACGAAAGCAACGCCACGACCAACATCCCCGCGATCTTAACCCAACCTATCTTTATCGACCCGATCCTGCTGGGCCTGGACAATGCCGCCCGGCCCGCCGGCGTCGATATGGTGCCGCACCAGGGGGGTCCGTCCTTTCCACGACCAAGTGTGCAATTTCCGCGGATTTCGGTCCGGACATCGACCCGCCTGGACAGCAACAACCAAAAAAGCGTGGGCCTGGCCAATAACCTAGGAGCAGTGGCCCCGATCGAGGCGATCTTTACCCTGCAGGACGAAACCCTGACCGACACACCGTTTAGCACGGACGGCCCCCCGCGCAATCGGTTTGATACCACGAATAATATTTCGCCTAACACACCTGTTCCCCCCGCTAGCATCATTCGCCGCTCATTTGAGGGGAACTACACTTGGATGGCGATGCTGCAGCCCATCCCTAACACGGGGGTGGGGGACGCTTATCCCAGCCGTTCGATGCTTCCTCGTTCGCAAAGCAGCATTGCTCGCGGCATTCCCTACGGCGGGATGCCGGTGCAACTGTCGATTGTGGTGTTTTATAAACGGCCCTCGGCGGTGCTGCTGGACTCGGATAATCGGGATGGAAATGACAAAGGGATTCCCCGCGAACGGGAAGTGGATGTGACCATTGTCCCCGGCGCGGGGATTGGCGGCGGCGAAGCGACGATTAGCGTGAGTGACGCCGCGCTTAAAAACTGGCTGCTCGTCAAGCTGGGAGAATGGGCGCTCTTGCATTATCAGGTGAATAACGGACCCCGGCGTTATCAATGGGTCAAGATTCTCAGCGCGTCAAATATTGATCCCAACACCCGCTCGCGGCAGATCACGCTGGCCGGGCCGGACCTGATGATCCCCGGCAATGGCGGCGTCTCGGGCAAATTGGTGATCTTTGATGACGCGGTCATGGTCCATACCAAGACGATCCACCTGGAAGGTCCAAATTTGTGGAATTAA
- a CDS encoding type IV pilus twitching motility protein PilT, whose product MGTILIDKLLHAAVKQGASDIHITTNQPPVFRLDGHMRRLDTKVLTPEDTLGLMKSIAPDRCQQELQTVGGSDFGFAFGDLCRFRVSIFKQRGNVSMVLRQIPNKLLTPEQLGLPEMAKKLVMRPRGLFLVTGPTGSGKSTSLAALINYINENVDHHIITIEDPIEFYHNNKKSTVNQREVGVDVPSFSEALRRALRQDPDVILVGEMRDLETIEAAITAAETGHVVFGTLHTTGAQGTVNRIIDVFPTTQQDQIRVQLSTAIIGVISQALLPKIGGGRCAAYEMLVVDSAIGNLIRENKTFRINSAIQTGAKKGMMLMDDSLFKLWRDNKCTEEDVLSKSNNPDELAARIANAKRGMFDDEDDVASAAKDLGGPKKPLTGKH is encoded by the coding sequence ATGGGGACGATCCTCATTGACAAACTGCTGCACGCCGCCGTGAAACAGGGGGCGAGCGACATCCATATCACCACCAACCAACCGCCGGTCTTTCGGTTGGATGGGCATATGCGCCGGTTGGACACAAAGGTGCTGACCCCGGAAGATACGCTAGGTCTAATGAAAAGCATCGCCCCTGATCGTTGCCAGCAAGAACTGCAAACGGTCGGCGGCTCGGACTTTGGCTTTGCCTTTGGCGATTTATGCCGGTTTCGCGTCTCTATCTTTAAGCAGCGCGGCAATGTCTCGATGGTATTGCGGCAAATTCCCAATAAGCTGCTGACACCAGAGCAACTGGGCCTGCCGGAAATGGCTAAAAAGCTAGTGATGCGCCCCCGCGGACTGTTTTTGGTAACGGGACCAACCGGGTCGGGCAAAAGCACCTCCCTGGCCGCGCTTATTAACTACATTAACGAAAACGTGGATCATCATATCATCACGATTGAGGATCCCATCGAATTTTACCACAACAACAAAAAATCCACCGTCAACCAGCGTGAAGTGGGCGTGGATGTCCCCAGCTTTTCCGAGGCGTTGCGGCGGGCCTTGCGGCAAGACCCCGACGTGATTTTGGTGGGGGAAATGCGCGATCTGGAGACGATTGAGGCGGCCATTACCGCCGCCGAAACGGGGCACGTTGTCTTTGGTACGCTGCACACCACGGGCGCGCAGGGGACTGTCAACCGCATTATTGACGTTTTTCCCACGACCCAGCAGGACCAGATTCGCGTGCAGCTAAGCACGGCGATTATTGGCGTGATTTCGCAAGCGTTGTTGCCAAAGATCGGCGGGGGACGCTGCGCCGCCTACGAGATGCTGGTGGTGGATTCGGCCATTGGCAACCTGATCCGCGAAAACAAGACCTTCCGCATCAATTCGGCCATCCAAACCGGAGCCAAAAAAGGAATGATGCTGATGGATGATTCGCTGTTTAAGCTGTGGCGCGATAACAAATGCACCGAGGAAGACGTACTCAGCAAATCCAATAACCCCGACGAACTGGCCGCGCGCATCGCCAACGCTAAACGCGGGATGTTTGACGACGAAGACGACGTGGCCTCCGCGGCCAAGGACCTGGGGGGACCCAAAAAGCCGCTCACCGGCAAACACTAA
- a CDS encoding ATPase, T2SS/T4P/T4SS family, with protein sequence MAIRRIGQILVDLGYITDEQLDMLLIEQKRRPGELLGKLAEGLGLITDEQLIQALAEQMAMKTVALSDVNIPKNVLEKISPTMAQMYRIVPVDFREDTLTIATCDPQKLSVQDELRTLLGYSIRSCVATEKDIQKTLDRYYSDKESLENLVENLKVDDKAFQAAKVSTKENIDDLVAMADSEPVRKLLNMVLLMAIKDHASDLHFEPFEDEFRIRIKADGVLFEMVPPPRHMAAALVTRIKVMANLDIAERRLPQDGRIELSIGGYPVDLRVAVLPTMFGESVVMRVLDRSVVQLDLTKVGMNSAILKSFRSVITKPNGIILVTGPTGSGKTTTLYAALSELNSIEDKIITTEDPVEYDIDGIVQVPIDAGIGNTFAHCLRSILRQDPDRILVGEIRDYETAEIAIQASLTGHTVFSTLHTNDAPTTVTRLRDMGVQPFLITATVEAILAQRLVRRICVGCKEEIQPSAEILADLEMKPEQLKGKKFYRGKGCDTCNRTGYKGRVGLFELLIMNDDMRDMIMRNATSDELRDRAIKYGMVTLRQAGVEAMFNGATTAEEVIRETILEA encoded by the coding sequence ATGGCTATCCGACGCATCGGCCAAATCCTGGTGGATTTGGGCTATATCACCGACGAACAACTCGACATGCTCCTCATCGAGCAAAAACGTCGCCCGGGCGAGTTGTTGGGTAAATTAGCCGAAGGATTGGGCCTGATCACCGACGAGCAGCTTATCCAGGCCCTGGCCGAACAAATGGCGATGAAGACCGTCGCCCTGTCGGATGTCAATATACCTAAAAATGTCCTGGAAAAAATCTCCCCCACGATGGCGCAGATGTACCGCATCGTGCCGGTAGACTTTCGCGAGGATACGCTGACCATCGCCACGTGCGACCCGCAAAAGCTAAGCGTGCAGGATGAATTGCGGACGCTGTTGGGGTACAGCATACGCAGTTGCGTGGCGACCGAAAAGGACATTCAAAAGACCTTGGATCGGTATTATTCGGACAAGGAAAGCCTGGAAAACCTGGTTGAAAACCTCAAGGTTGATGACAAGGCGTTTCAAGCGGCCAAAGTCTCCACCAAAGAAAACATCGACGATCTGGTGGCGATGGCCGATAGCGAACCGGTCCGCAAACTGCTGAACATGGTGCTCTTGATGGCGATCAAGGACCATGCCAGCGACTTGCACTTTGAGCCGTTCGAGGATGAATTTCGCATTCGGATCAAGGCCGACGGCGTTCTCTTCGAGATGGTCCCGCCCCCCCGGCACATGGCCGCGGCCCTGGTGACCCGGATTAAGGTCATGGCAAACCTGGACATCGCCGAGCGCCGCCTGCCGCAAGACGGACGGATCGAATTATCCATCGGCGGGTATCCGGTCGATTTGCGCGTGGCGGTCCTACCGACCATGTTCGGCGAAAGCGTCGTCATGCGGGTGCTGGACCGTTCCGTGGTGCAGCTCGATCTGACCAAAGTCGGTATGAATTCCGCCATCTTAAAAAGCTTCCGTTCCGTCATCACCAAGCCCAACGGAATTATCCTGGTGACCGGCCCCACGGGATCTGGCAAGACCACAACCCTGTACGCCGCCCTGTCCGAACTAAACTCCATCGAGGACAAGATCATCACCACCGAGGATCCGGTGGAGTACGATATCGACGGCATCGTGCAGGTCCCGATTGATGCGGGCATAGGCAATACGTTTGCCCATTGCCTGCGGTCGATCCTGCGTCAAGATCCCGACCGTATCTTGGTGGGTGAGATCCGCGATTATGAAACCGCCGAAATCGCCATTCAGGCCAGCTTGACCGGACATACCGTCTTTAGCACGCTGCACACCAACGACGCCCCCACCACGGTGACCCGCCTGCGGGATATGGGCGTGCAACCCTTTTTAATTACCGCCACGGTCGAGGCGATCCTCGCGCAGCGGCTCGTGCGCAGGATATGCGTGGGCTGCAAAGAAGAAATCCAGCCCTCGGCCGAAATTCTGGCCGACCTGGAAATGAAACCCGAGCAACTCAAGGGGAAAAAGTTTTACCGGGGAAAAGGGTGCGACACCTGCAACCGCACCGGCTACAAGGGGCGCGTGGGATTATTTGAACTATTGATCATGAATGACGACATGCGCGACATGATCATGCGCAACGCCACCTCGGACGAGCTGCGCGACCGGGCGATAAAGTATGGCATGGTCACCCTGCGCCAAGCCGGGGTGGAGGCCATGTTCAACGGGGCCACCACCGCCGAGGAAGTCATCCGCGAGACCATCCTCGAGGCGTAA
- a CDS encoding GspH/FimT family pseudopilin gives MNPNSTTFDASAFRFPRRGLTLVELLVVMVILTMITAATIPLLSPPGNARKIREAAREVATYLELARARAVETGRPAGIWIERLPGSGATGYNANKPEPVESNTMFLCETPPPYSGDTLNSTVQVRITAQPSAGNPQGTASLTFSPNDASLYSLVRGGDLIRFNFRGPYYRLGPRPFGQPFTSSDRITISWSALQDISPPQTNTGATTNPNAGVPFQIIRQPRKSAAPPVTLAGNVPFPIIDLTSSGIGPDNRDADFSRLADRDTATAGSVSWPLIITFAPSGRVDQVIYVENTTSGRLPIAIRPTAMIYLLTTLRREQEQNPSLRYLNAEAVWVAVNPSTGLVTVAEAVPPTPVTNAMWQGNRNLNDLKTSRELASGAKQAGGQ, from the coding sequence ATGAACCCAAATTCAACAACATTCGATGCTAGCGCCTTTCGTTTCCCGCGGCGCGGGTTGACGCTGGTGGAGTTGTTGGTGGTGATGGTGATCTTGACCATGATTACCGCGGCGACCATTCCGCTGCTTTCTCCTCCGGGAAATGCCCGCAAAATTCGTGAAGCCGCCCGCGAGGTCGCCACCTATTTGGAATTGGCCCGCGCCCGCGCGGTCGAGACCGGTCGTCCGGCGGGGATCTGGATCGAGCGGCTCCCGGGTAGCGGCGCGACCGGCTATAACGCCAATAAGCCCGAACCGGTCGAGTCTAACACCATGTTCCTGTGTGAGACGCCTCCGCCGTATAGCGGGGATACGCTCAATTCCACCGTGCAAGTGCGGATCACGGCGCAGCCCTCCGCCGGTAATCCGCAGGGGACCGCCAGCCTGACCTTTAGCCCCAATGACGCCAGCCTGTATAGCCTGGTCCGCGGGGGGGATCTCATTCGCTTTAACTTTCGCGGGCCGTATTATCGGCTGGGGCCCCGTCCCTTTGGTCAGCCGTTTACCAGTAGCGACCGGATCACCATCAGTTGGAGCGCGCTGCAGGATATTTCCCCTCCCCAGACCAACACGGGCGCAACCACCAATCCCAACGCCGGCGTCCCATTTCAAATCATTCGCCAACCGCGCAAGTCCGCCGCCCCGCCTGTTACTCTGGCGGGGAATGTCCCTTTTCCCATTATCGACTTGACCAGTTCGGGCATCGGCCCGGATAACCGCGACGCGGACTTTAGCCGACTGGCCGACCGGGACACCGCCACCGCTGGCAGCGTTTCATGGCCGCTCATTATCACCTTTGCCCCCAGTGGCCGGGTCGATCAAGTCATTTATGTGGAAAACACCACCTCTGGGCGATTACCCATCGCCATCCGGCCCACGGCGATGATTTATCTGTTGACCACGCTGCGGCGGGAACAAGAGCAAAACCCCTCCCTGCGGTACTTAAACGCCGAAGCGGTCTGGGTGGCGGTAAATCCCTCGACCGGTTTGGTCACCGTGGCGGAGGCGGTCCCCCCCACGCCGGTAACAAACGCGATGTGGCAAGGAAATCGCAATTTGAACGATCTCAAAACCTCGCGTGAGTTGGCCAGCGGCGCGAAACAAGCGGGAGGCCAATAA
- a CDS encoding prepilin-type N-terminal cleavage/methylation domain-containing protein, with amino-acid sequence MDRVALSRRTGFTLVELLVVIVIIGILTALVSVAVMGALAAARRAVIKQEIDGLHGACESYKAKRGAYPPSNCRDLAAHLVSVFPNMDANERRIVNELSQQTFTPAEILVFCLSGYGKNVRRPISTKFVDPLEPDYAFDKSRIRLTRTINLPSMPSGIQFQLAEYTAPHTNGSPFLYFDINRKSKLDQSPLKNALDNERYVATGGNGSGFCKAYVDATTIPNNIVPINPETFQIVSAGLDGDFGTDSGAGTYKGYPNGTNYSPADLDNITNFGTGTLGDAKP; translated from the coding sequence ATGGATCGTGTCGCCCTTTCCCGCCGTACAGGTTTTACGCTAGTTGAACTGCTGGTGGTGATTGTGATTATTGGAATCTTGACGGCGCTGGTCAGCGTGGCGGTCATGGGGGCGCTGGCGGCGGCGCGGCGGGCCGTGATTAAGCAAGAGATCGACGGCTTGCACGGCGCATGTGAAAGCTACAAGGCCAAACGGGGCGCTTATCCGCCTTCGAACTGCCGCGACCTGGCGGCGCACTTGGTGAGCGTCTTTCCAAACATGGACGCAAATGAACGCAGAATCGTCAACGAATTATCACAGCAAACCTTTACCCCGGCCGAGATCTTGGTGTTTTGCCTTTCCGGCTACGGCAAGAACGTCCGCCGACCCATTAGCACCAAATTTGTCGATCCTCTAGAGCCGGATTACGCGTTTGACAAAAGTCGGATTCGGCTCACCCGCACCATCAATCTGCCCAGCATGCCTTCGGGCATACAATTTCAACTTGCCGAATACACCGCCCCGCACACCAACGGGTCTCCTTTTCTTTATTTTGACATCAACCGCAAGTCCAAGCTGGACCAATCCCCGCTCAAGAACGCGCTGGATAACGAGCGTTATGTCGCCACGGGGGGAAATGGCAGCGGCTTTTGCAAAGCGTATGTGGACGCGACCACCATCCCCAATAACATCGTGCCGATCAACCCCGAAACATTTCAGATCGTTTCGGCCGGTTTAGACGGGGACTTTGGCACCGACTCCGGGGCTGGCACGTACAAAGGATATCCCAACGGCACAAACTACTCCCCCGCAGACCTTGACAATATCACCAACTTTGGCACCGGCACGCTGGGGGATGCAAAACCGTAA
- a CDS encoding type II secretion system F family protein, whose protein sequence is MPTYQFEAMDATGQEIRDVIDAESEAAAQATIRSMGYYVTKISVKKSRADANKGPSNKKKRGFAIGGVGVKQKTMFTRQLSILQDAGLPILRSLKILEQQAPNGRLKYSLMDVCDEIEGGATLSEAMSKAPKAFDRLYVNMIKAGEAGGALEVILRRLAEFMEKSLTLRRKIQGAMMYPVFVVVVAVAILTAIMIFIVPSFIKIFKGFDTELPEMTILLRDMSHWVGNYWYTLPLIPIGIYFFVKLMTMFEYGREGWDLFAIKVPIFGQIVEKTILARSTRTLGTMISSGVPILEALNITRDTCGNAVFERLFIKVTESIREGESIAKPLKEHSVPPFNALSMFWFAFPLLLVGAGLALYKLEWGMMCLGLGVAVGVLLWLMKARSRVVNDLVVNMVDVGEETGELDTMLYKVADTYDEEVAVLTESLQKLMEPLLIIFLGGAVLFIVAALFLPLVKLIETLSSSGGKKKK, encoded by the coding sequence ATGCCAACTTATCAATTTGAGGCCATGGACGCCACGGGACAAGAAATCCGTGACGTGATCGATGCCGAAAGCGAAGCCGCGGCGCAGGCCACGATCCGCTCGATGGGCTACTATGTCACCAAAATCTCGGTAAAAAAAAGCCGGGCCGACGCTAACAAAGGCCCCTCTAATAAAAAGAAAAGGGGCTTTGCCATCGGGGGCGTTGGCGTCAAGCAAAAAACCATGTTCACCCGCCAACTGTCGATTTTGCAGGACGCGGGCCTGCCCATTTTGCGCAGTTTAAAAATTCTGGAACAGCAGGCCCCCAATGGCCGCTTAAAATATTCGCTGATGGATGTCTGCGACGAAATCGAGGGGGGTGCCACCCTCTCCGAGGCCATGTCCAAAGCGCCTAAGGCCTTTGACCGGCTGTATGTCAATATGATCAAGGCCGGCGAGGCTGGCGGCGCGCTGGAAGTCATTCTCCGCCGCTTGGCCGAATTCATGGAAAAATCGCTCACCCTCCGCCGCAAGATCCAGGGGGCCATGATGTACCCGGTCTTTGTGGTGGTCGTGGCGGTCGCCATTTTAACGGCGATCATGATCTTTATCGTGCCTTCATTTATCAAGATTTTTAAGGGCTTTGACACCGAATTGCCCGAAATGACCATCCTCCTGCGGGATATGTCCCACTGGGTGGGGAATTATTGGTACACGCTACCACTCATTCCGATTGGCATCTACTTTTTTGTCAAGCTGATGACCATGTTTGAGTATGGACGCGAAGGGTGGGACCTCTTTGCGATCAAAGTGCCGATCTTTGGCCAGATCGTGGAAAAAACCATCCTCGCCCGCTCCACCCGCACGCTGGGAACGATGATCAGCAGCGGCGTGCCGATCCTGGAGGCGCTCAACATCACCCGCGACACCTGCGGCAACGCCGTGTTCGAGCGCTTGTTTATCAAAGTAACCGAATCCATCCGCGAAGGGGAAAGCATCGCCAAACCGTTAAAGGAACACTCGGTTCCCCCCTTTAACGCCCTCTCCATGTTTTGGTTCGCGTTTCCATTATTGCTGGTCGGGGCCGGGCTGGCCCTCTACAAGCTGGAATGGGGCATGATGTGCCTGGGCCTGGGGGTGGCCGTGGGGGTGCTGCTATGGCTGATGAAGGCCCGCAGCCGCGTGGTCAATGATCTGGTTGTGAACATGGTGGACGTGGGAGAGGAAACGGGCGAACTGGACACCATGTTGTATAAAGTGGCCGACACCTATGACGAGGAAGTCGCTGTTTTGACCGAAAGTCTGCAAAAGCTGATGGAACCGTTGTTGATTATTTTCCTGGGGGGAGCGGTGCTGTTTATCGTCGCGGCCCTGTTTTTGCCCCTGGTCAAACTGATCGAAACCTTGTCCAGCTCCGGCGGCAAGAAGAAAAAGTAG
- a CDS encoding prepilin-type N-terminal cleavage/methylation domain-containing protein — protein sequence MQYEQSLTAIVGNRHAARRGLTLVELLVVVVILGMIASMVLVGLSGTQNNAREAKTRGTIAKLHTLIMEKYDSYMSRRVPISIPPQTQPRQAALLRLNALRDLMRLEMPERHADYLQPTNIFTTLPSVTRAYISRANPSKSHSEFTRFESAECLYMIVAYGLGEADGLSQFGETEIGDFDGDGMKEFLDAWGRPISFLRWAPRFDSAVQFPNRDVENSVRNQQFLDKHHDPYDLLRVDEHAYALYPLIYSGGADQGYDIEVKNVPFQYRDPYFTDNGRGTRNQNGTTNKTLAGDTDPGGVEENWHDNITNHELLNP from the coding sequence ATGCAATATGAACAATCACTCACGGCAATTGTCGGCAACCGTCATGCCGCGCGCCGCGGCTTGACGCTGGTGGAGTTATTGGTCGTGGTGGTGATCCTGGGCATGATCGCCAGCATGGTCCTGGTCGGTTTGTCCGGCACCCAAAACAACGCCCGCGAGGCCAAAACCCGCGGCACCATCGCCAAGCTGCACACGCTGATCATGGAGAAATACGACTCCTACATGTCGCGGCGGGTGCCGATTAGCATTCCGCCGCAAACCCAGCCGCGGCAGGCCGCGCTGCTGCGGCTGAACGCCCTGCGGGACCTGATGCGCCTGGAAATGCCGGAACGCCACGCCGATTATCTGCAACCGACCAACATTTTTACCACGCTTCCCTCGGTGACGCGGGCGTATATCAGCCGGGCGAATCCCAGCAAAAGCCATTCCGAATTTACCCGCTTTGAAAGCGCCGAATGTTTATACATGATCGTGGCTTACGGACTGGGAGAGGCGGACGGTTTATCGCAGTTTGGCGAGACCGAAATCGGCGATTTTGACGGCGACGGGATGAAGGAATTTTTAGACGCCTGGGGGCGCCCGATCAGCTTTTTGCGCTGGGCGCCACGGTTTGATTCGGCGGTGCAGTTTCCCAACCGCGATGTGGAAAACAGCGTCCGCAACCAACAGTTTTTAGACAAACACCATGACCCGTATGACCTGCTGCGGGTGGATGAGCACGCTTATGCCCTCTACCCCTTGATTTATTCCGGCGGCGCGGATCAGGGATATGACATCGAAGTCAAAAATGTGCCATTTCAATACCGCGACCCCTACTTTACCGATAACGGCCGGGGCACGCGAAACCAAAACGGCACCACGAATAAAACTCTGGCTGGCGACACCGACCCCGGCGGCGTTGAGGAAAACTGGCATGACAATATCACCAACCACGAGTTGCTAAACCCGTAA